From the genome of Anopheles moucheti chromosome 3, idAnoMoucSN_F20_07, whole genome shotgun sequence, one region includes:
- the LOC128305220 gene encoding salivary glue protein Sgs-3-like, which yields MARYVLGLLFLVGSVQLLVALPAEKPEAEDTREQTSSKATQEPTTPLPTTQVPTTTEPPTPEPTTEEPEETRPPPPVCTDPREIYDECGPACGDRTCDNQRRSDVQCSKQCLEGCFCRNGYVRDRNRKCIPAYRCGKGWW from the exons ATGGCGCGATATGtgcttggtttgttgtttttagtgGGCAGCGTACAGCTACTAGTTGCGTTGCCAGCTGAAAAACCCGAAGCAGAAG ATACACGCGAGCAAACGTCTTCCAAGGCTACTCAGGAGCCTACAACGCCTCTCCCTACTACCCAAGTACCGACCACCACCGAACCACCAACGCCGGAACCAACAACGGAGGAGCCGGAAGAAACTcgaccaccgccaccggtaTGTACGGATCCGCGCGAGATTTACGACGAGTGTGGACCAGCGTGCGGTGATCGTACGTGTGACAATCAGAGACGGTCGGACGTACAGTGCTCGAAGCAGTGCTTGGAAGGATGCTTCTGTCGCAATGGTTACGTGCGGGACAGAAACCGCAAGTGTATTCCGGCGTACCGTTGCGGTAAAGGTTGGTGGTGA
- the LOC128305221 gene encoding venom peptide SjAPI-2-like codes for MAYLTIGGRLLPFVVVISVLALGCPALAADDEPEYPEMECSRLNESYDACGNGCGDLTCQNVRKNDVQCGRQCQEGCYCNRGYARSRSGSCIPSYACATFG; via the exons ATGGCTTACCTTACTATCGGAGGACGGCTGCTACCATTCGTGGTGGTTATATCCGTGTTGGCCCTAGGATGTCCGGCGCTAGCCGCTGACGACGAACCGG AATATCCGGAAATGGAATGCAGCAGGCTGAACGAAAGTTATGACGCATGTGGTAACGGTTGTGGTGATTTGACCTGTCAGAATGTGCGCAAAAACGATGTCCAGTGCGGTCGCCAGTGCCAGGAAGGTTGCTACTGCAACAGAGGCTATGCACGCAGTCGTAGCGGCAGTTGCATACCTTCGTACGCTTGTGCTACCTTCGGATAG